In Capsicum annuum cultivar UCD-10X-F1 chromosome 7, UCD10Xv1.1, whole genome shotgun sequence, one genomic interval encodes:
- the LOC107877689 gene encoding probable protein phosphatase 2C 27, with amino-acid sequence MCIQEAMENLAISNTDDNSEPEFQHSTSVMNNSFPLESISEDTTIADRKQILFSNFLPTLRSGDWSDIGGRLDMEDTHICIADLAKNFGHNILGEDAISFYGVFDGHGGKGASQFVRDYLPKVIVEDADFPLELEKVVTRSFDKTDAAFAKSCSVDSALSSGTTALTAMIFGRSLLVANAGDCRAVVSRRGLAIEMSKDHRPCCVTERSRIESVGGFVDDGYLNGQIGVSRALGDWHIKGLKEVEKGGPLSAEPELKLLTLTKEDEFLIIGSDGIWDVFRSQNAVDFARRRLQEHNNVRRCCKEIVDEAKKRSAIDNLTVVMVCFHSEPPPPIVFQRPRIRKSISAEGLQNLRSLLEG; translated from the exons CTGGAAAGTATTTCAGAAGACACAACTATTGCAGATCGGAAACAGATACTCTTTAGTAACTTCCTCCCGACCCTTAGGTCTGGAGATTGGTCCGACATTGGAGGTCGCCTTGACATGGAAGACACACACATATGTATTGCGGACCTAGCTAAGAATTTTGGCCATAATATACTTGGTGAGGATGCTATTTCCTTTTATGGA GTCTTTGATGGGCATGGAGGGAAGGGAGCATCACAATTTGTTCGTGATTACTTACCAAAGGTCATTGTCGAGGATGCTGATTTTCCTCTGGAACTTGAGAAAGTAGTGACAAGATCTTTCGATAAGACAGATGCTGCCTTCGCCAAGTCATGCTCTGTTGACTCAGCATTGTCCTCGGGCACTACTGCACTCACTGCAATGATATTTGGAAG ATCACTACTTGTGGCAAATGCTGGTGATTGTCGAGCAGTTGTATCTCGACGCGGACTGGCTATAGAAATGTCAAAGGATCACAGACCTTGTTGTGTTACTGAAAGATCTCGCATAGAGTCCGTGGGTGGATTTGTCGATGATGGCTATTTGAATGGACAGATAGGCGTGAGCCGGGCATTAGGTGACTGGCACATTAAAGGATTGAAGGAAGTTGAGAAGGGCGGGCCATTGAGTGCTGAACCTGAACTTAAGTTGTTGACGTTGACTAAGGAAGACGAGTTCCTGATCATCGGTAGCGATGGAATATGGGATGTTTTCCGAAGCCAAAACGCAGTTGATTTTGCTCGGAGAAGACTGCAGGAGCATAACAATGTAAGGCGATGCTGCAAGGAAATAGTAGACGAGGCCAAAAAGCGCAGTGCCATAGACAACTTAACAGTAGTCATGGTATGTTTTCACTCCGAGCCTCCACCTCCTATTGTTTTTCAAAGACCAAGAATAAGGAAAAGTATATCCGCCGAAGGGCTTCAGAATCTAAGATCTTTGCTTGAAGGCTAG